TACTGTTACTGATTCTATATCATCAGCATTCAAGTCAGCTGCAGCATTACCATAGTCAAAACCACCTGAACCTACAGCCTGATCACCATCAGAAAATGATCTGTTAGAGATAGGGGTTCCATCAATTACAAATAAAGGTTGGTTATTACCCATGATAGATGAAATACCACGGATATTGATATTTGCAGAACCACCAATGTTACCAGAAGCTCCTTTAATTTGTACACCAGCAACTTTACCATTTAGTGAGTTAATAACGTTCTGGTCTTTCACCTGCTGGAGTCCTTCTCCCCCAACTTTCTGAACAGCGTATCCTAAAGAACGCTCGTCTCTTGATATACCTAAAGCTGTTACCACAACTTCACCAAGTTGTTGTACATCTTCTTTCAAAGTAACACTAAAAGTCGTTTGTGTTCCGATTGTTTGTTCGATTGTTTCGAAGCCTACTAAGCGAAAAATTAATGTCTCAGCTTCTTTAGGGATAGTCAGTTTAAAAGCACCATCTAGGTCTGTAACTGCACCTAAAGATGAACCTTTGATTTGTACAGTAGTTCCTGGAAGTGGCTCTCCTAAATCATCTTTCACCACACCGGAAACTGTTCGTTCTTGAGCTAAAGCCATTGAAAACAGCCCAAGCACAAGTGTCAACAGTAATAGAGATTTTCTCATAGTTAGAAAATTGAGTTTGGAATAGATAGAAATTAAATAATTGTTAACTAGTTGCAACAATAATACAATTACAATACATTATTGTCAATATTTTATATCAAAAAATGTCATTATAAATATATTTTATTTCATTATTCACAATACAATAAGTACATATACATGTATAATCACCTATAAGCGGAATATTTACATTTATTTAATTTTAACTATTAAAAATGGCACTATAGGAGTCTTTTACAAAAGTCACCTTATGACACTTAACCACTAAAGCTAGATGTTATAACCACTGGTTTTCAAAAAATAAGAGGCTATTCCAAAATGGAATAGCCTCTTTTATTCAAACTATGAAATTAATTGACACTTATATCGCTTATTTATCCCACCACATTCTTTGGGTAAGGCCAGCTTCTTTATCTAATTCAGGTACATTTTGAGAATTATATAAGTACTCTGATTCAGCGTAAGGAAACCTTCTAGGGATCTGACCTCCTGACAGCTCTGAGTTTGCTGGAGCTACAATTGATGGAACTCCAGACCTTCTCCAGTCAACCCAAGACTCAGGGTGTGTGAACATTGCCACGTATTTCTCTTCCATTAATTGCTCTAGTTCAGTACCTGCAGTAAATGAACCATGAGCAGTCATATAAGTCTCAATATCAGCAGTATCTACTCCTACTTTCTCCATATTAGCTCTTACAGCTGCTTGAAAAGCAGTTTCTGCCTCGACTGTTTTACCTTGTGAAAGTAGTGCTTCTGCCTCAATAAATTTAGCTTCAACATATGTCATCATTGGGATTGGTGAGGTTGCCTGAAAATAGAAACCACCTTCACCATATAATGGAGCTCTCGGATCTGCCTTTTCGGCCATCATATCATACATATAACCTTCTAAGGCTATATAACCCTCTCTTTGCACCAAGAATTGATTCCATGGGTTTGACTGAAGCGTTGAAGACATAAAGACAAACTGTGCATCATCCTCATTTGTCGCAAACGATTTTGATAGAGCAGATAATACTGCATTAGCATCGTACTGAGATAGTTTTGAAAGATGATTCAAATACCTTGCTTTCAAACCATAAGCAAACATTTCCCACTTTGCAAGGTCTCCACCATATATCAGGTCATCTGCGGCTGGAGACAATACACTTTCTTTCTTTAAGTCAGCGATGGCTCCATCAAGCAAAGATTGGATTTCTGTATAAATACTCTCCTGAGAATCAAACTTTGGCTTTAAGTTTTCAACTCCTTGAAAAGCCTCAGAATAAGGAATATCACCAAAAGCATCTGTTAATACCCCTAAGTTTACAGCCATTAATACCTTAGCAACACCTGAGTAATGAGGTGAGCTCTGTCCTTCTGCCTGTATCATTAGGTTTTTCAAGTCTTGCATAGCACCTGAATACCCATTAAATGACCAAGGTGTATCGAAGTCCCCTCTTTGAATATTGTAACGTTGTGCTGCCAAGAATTGACGGTCAGCTCCTGTTACTTGCTGCATCACAATTGCTGTGAACCTAGCTATATCATCAGACTGAACATATATTGTATAGGATTGAGCACTACTCAGTGTCACATCCATACCAACTGAAAGTGGACGCGTAGGGTCATCTTCATACCCTTCTACGAAGCTGTCACATCCTCCAAACATTGTAGAGGTTGCTAGCGCAAACACAAATAATAATTTATTGATCTTTTTC
This portion of the Limibacter armeniacum genome encodes:
- a CDS encoding SusD/RagB family nutrient-binding outer membrane lipoprotein, which gives rise to MKKINKLLFVFALATSTMFGGCDSFVEGYEDDPTRPLSVGMDVTLSSAQSYTIYVQSDDIARFTAIVMQQVTGADRQFLAAQRYNIQRGDFDTPWSFNGYSGAMQDLKNLMIQAEGQSSPHYSGVAKVLMAVNLGVLTDAFGDIPYSEAFQGVENLKPKFDSQESIYTEIQSLLDGAIADLKKESVLSPAADDLIYGGDLAKWEMFAYGLKARYLNHLSKLSQYDANAVLSALSKSFATNEDDAQFVFMSSTLQSNPWNQFLVQREGYIALEGYMYDMMAEKADPRAPLYGEGGFYFQATSPIPMMTYVEAKFIEAEALLSQGKTVEAETAFQAAVRANMEKVGVDTADIETYMTAHGSFTAGTELEQLMEEKYVAMFTHPESWVDWRRSGVPSIVAPANSELSGGQIPRRFPYAESEYLYNSQNVPELDKEAGLTQRMWWDK